The Micromonospora sp. NBC_01740 genome includes a window with the following:
- the gcvH gene encoding glycine cleavage system protein GcvH, with amino-acid sequence MIPEDLRYTAEHEWVAGDGGGTVRVGITHFAQDALGDIVYVQLPDAGVVVAAGESLGEIESTKSVSEIYAPLSGTVAARNEALGDTPEVINTDPYGAGWLLEITPDDPAAVDGLLSADAYRELTES; translated from the coding sequence GTGATTCCTGAGGATCTGCGGTATACCGCCGAGCACGAGTGGGTGGCGGGTGACGGCGGCGGCACTGTCCGGGTCGGCATCACGCACTTCGCGCAGGACGCCCTGGGTGACATCGTGTATGTCCAGCTGCCTGATGCGGGTGTGGTGGTGGCGGCCGGTGAGTCGTTGGGTGAGATCGAGTCGACGAAGAGCGTGTCGGAGATCTACGCCCCGCTCAGCGGTACGGTGGCGGCGCGCAACGAGGCGCTCGGCGACACCCCTGAGGTGATCAACACTGATCCGTACGGTGCGGGTTGGTTGCTGGAGATCACCCCGGACGATCCGGCGGCGGTCGATGGTCTGCTGTCCGCGGACGCGTATCGTGAGCTCACCGAGAGCTGA
- a CDS encoding bifunctional nuclease family protein: protein MRELSVVGVRVELPSNQPIVLLREVEGDRYLPIWIGAVEATAIAYEQQGVKPARPLTHDLLRDVLTALKAPLQAVEITELKENVFYADLLLGDGVRVSARPSDSIALALRVGAPIRCAEEVLSEAGIVIPDEQEDEVEKFREFLDQVRPEDFAG, encoded by the coding sequence GTGCGCGAGCTGAGCGTGGTCGGAGTTCGGGTGGAGCTGCCCAGCAACCAGCCGATCGTCCTGCTCAGGGAGGTCGAGGGGGACCGCTATCTGCCGATCTGGATCGGTGCGGTCGAGGCGACGGCGATCGCCTACGAGCAGCAGGGGGTCAAGCCGGCCCGGCCGCTGACCCACGATCTTCTACGGGACGTGTTGACGGCGTTGAAGGCGCCCTTGCAGGCGGTGGAGATCACCGAGTTGAAGGAGAACGTCTTCTACGCCGATCTGTTGCTCGGGGACGGGGTGCGGGTGTCGGCCCGGCCGAGCGATTCCATCGCCCTGGCGTTGCGGGTCGGTGCGCCGATTCGTTGTGCGGAGGAGGTCCTCAGCGAGGCGGGGATCGTGATCCCGGACGAGCAGGAGGACGAGGTGGAGAAGTTCCGCGAGTTCCTGGACCAGGTGCGTCCGGAGGACTTCGCCGGCTGA
- a CDS encoding DUF881 domain-containing protein, whose translation MSSDEHTETGTGWPQPAGPGRPSGPAGEPDPRPDAPDPDELSPLAPERSAPPVEPPVQERAVVEPDDGVTVELSRAAAGAIPPAPAVAGGGGTPRRRVSSAGVMIAALLALLGFTLVVQFKSTSTDPTVAATRQEDLVRILYDLNSREVRLRQDIATLEESQRQLRSGQQGRQAALEEATRRADELGILAGTLPATGPGLSVRFEAGEKPISASRVLDAVQELRGAGAEAMQISGGDRATVRIIASTFFLDGEGGSLVVDGRRLTGPFTITVIGDPATMRTALNIPGGVVASVTGDGGKLIVEDREAAEVSALHAPIKLEHARPVS comes from the coding sequence ATGAGCAGCGACGAGCACACCGAGACGGGCACGGGTTGGCCGCAGCCGGCGGGTCCGGGGCGGCCGTCGGGTCCGGCGGGGGAGCCCGATCCGCGGCCGGACGCGCCGGATCCGGACGAGTTGAGCCCGTTGGCGCCGGAGCGGTCCGCGCCGCCGGTGGAGCCGCCCGTGCAGGAGCGGGCGGTGGTGGAGCCCGACGACGGCGTGACGGTGGAGCTGAGCCGGGCTGCCGCCGGTGCCATCCCACCCGCGCCGGCGGTGGCCGGGGGTGGCGGGACGCCGCGGCGGCGGGTGAGTTCGGCCGGGGTGATGATCGCGGCGCTGTTGGCGTTGCTGGGGTTCACCCTGGTGGTGCAGTTCAAGTCGACGTCGACGGATCCGACGGTGGCGGCGACGCGGCAGGAGGATCTGGTGCGGATCCTGTACGACCTGAACTCGCGGGAGGTCCGGCTGCGGCAGGACATCGCGACGCTGGAGGAGAGTCAGCGGCAGTTGCGTTCGGGTCAGCAGGGGCGGCAGGCGGCGTTGGAGGAGGCGACGCGGCGGGCCGACGAGTTGGGGATCCTGGCGGGGACTTTGCCGGCGACGGGGCCGGGGTTGTCGGTGCGGTTCGAGGCGGGTGAGAAGCCGATCTCGGCGTCGCGGGTGTTGGACGCGGTGCAGGAGTTGCGGGGCGCGGGCGCGGAGGCGATGCAGATCTCCGGTGGTGACCGGGCGACGGTGCGGATCATCGCGTCGACGTTCTTCCTGGACGGGGAGGGCGGGTCGTTGGTGGTGGACGGGCGTCGGTTGACGGGTCCGTTCACGATCACGGTGATCGGTGATCCGGCGACGATGCGTACGGCCTTGAACATTCCCGGCGGGGTGGTGGCGTCGGTGACGGGTGACGGCGGTAAGTTGATCGTCGAGGATCGTGAGGCTGCCGAGGTTTCGGCGCTGCACGCGCCGATCAAGCTGGAACACGCCCGTCCGGTCTCCTGA
- a CDS encoding small basic family protein, with product MIAVLALFAGVVLGVWLDPTVPTALQPYLPIAVVAALDAVFGGVRAKLDRIFDDKQFVVSFISNVLVAGLIVYLGDQLGVGGQLSTGVVVVLGVRIFGNVAAIRRHLFRA from the coding sequence ATGATCGCGGTGCTGGCGTTGTTCGCCGGTGTGGTCCTCGGCGTGTGGCTCGACCCCACGGTTCCCACGGCGTTGCAGCCGTACCTGCCGATCGCGGTGGTGGCCGCGTTGGACGCGGTGTTCGGCGGGGTGCGGGCGAAGCTCGACCGGATCTTCGACGACAAGCAGTTCGTGGTGTCGTTCATTTCGAACGTGCTGGTGGCGGGTCTGATCGTGTACCTGGGTGACCAGTTGGGGGTGGGCGGTCAGCTCTCCACCGGCGTGGTGGTCGTGCTCGGGGTGCGGATCTTCGGGAACGTGGCGGCGATCCGTCGGCACCTGTTCCGGGCGTAG
- a CDS encoding nitric oxide synthase oxygenase, giving the protein MQTDVDAGAMSARVGVRAGDAGGCPVSHASDSPVDVTAEAVEFLHLYHEERRLPGVADRVARVREEIAVTGTYRHTGDELVHGAKVAWRQSARCVGRVRWAGLRVRDRRGVTTVAGIAEELARHLAVADNGGRIQSVMTVFAPDRPGVGPRARLWNDQLIRYCGHRMDDGSILGDPAQVAMTDAVRALGWHPPPVPGRFDLLPWVLETAYEDPTLVEVPRELVREVALTHPAYPWFEELRLRWHALPVISNMRLRVGGVDYSCAPFNGHYLGDEVGTRNMGDGDRYDQLLPVARGLGLDTSREDTLWREHAALVINQAVLHSFRAAGVRVSDPHTESELFMRFCAQEERAGRPVHGDWSWLNGSVGWAALHAVHHRYYDTRVPNPNLWQTDRAYGPAGVEALSLRQRHDVARRREG; this is encoded by the coding sequence GTGCAGACCGACGTGGATGCCGGCGCGATGTCGGCGCGCGTCGGCGTGCGGGCCGGGGACGCGGGCGGCTGTCCCGTGTCGCACGCGTCCGACTCGCCGGTGGACGTGACCGCGGAAGCGGTGGAGTTCCTGCACCTGTACCACGAGGAGCGACGGCTGCCGGGGGTGGCGGACCGGGTCGCGCGGGTACGGGAGGAGATCGCGGTGACCGGCACGTACCGGCACACCGGCGATGAGTTGGTGCACGGCGCGAAGGTGGCGTGGCGGCAGTCGGCGCGCTGCGTGGGGCGGGTCCGGTGGGCGGGGTTGAGGGTCCGCGACCGCCGTGGGGTGACGACGGTCGCGGGCATCGCGGAGGAGTTGGCGCGGCATCTGGCGGTGGCGGACAACGGCGGGCGGATCCAGTCGGTGATGACGGTGTTCGCGCCGGACCGGCCGGGGGTGGGTCCGCGGGCGCGGCTCTGGAACGACCAGCTGATCCGCTACTGCGGACACCGGATGGACGACGGGTCGATCCTGGGTGATCCGGCGCAGGTGGCGATGACGGACGCGGTGCGGGCGCTGGGCTGGCATCCGCCGCCGGTGCCGGGCCGGTTCGATCTGCTGCCGTGGGTGCTCGAGACGGCGTACGAGGATCCGACGTTGGTGGAGGTGCCGCGGGAGCTCGTGCGTGAGGTCGCCCTGACGCATCCGGCGTATCCGTGGTTCGAGGAGTTGAGGTTGCGCTGGCACGCGCTGCCGGTGATCAGCAACATGCGGTTGCGGGTGGGTGGGGTGGACTACAGCTGCGCCCCGTTCAACGGGCACTACCTGGGCGACGAGGTCGGCACCCGGAACATGGGTGACGGGGACCGGTACGACCAGTTGCTGCCGGTGGCGCGGGGGTTGGGGTTGGACACCTCGCGGGAGGACACCCTGTGGCGGGAGCACGCGGCTCTGGTCATCAACCAGGCGGTGCTGCACTCGTTCCGTGCGGCGGGGGTGCGGGTGTCGGATCCGCACACGGAGTCGGAGCTGTTCATGCGGTTCTGCGCGCAGGAGGAGCGGGCGGGCCGGCCGGTGCACGGCGACTGGTCGTGGCTCAACGGCAGTGTGGGGTGGGCGGCGTTGCACGCGGTGCACCACCGGTACTACGACACCCGGGTGCCGAACCCGAACCTGTGGCAGACCGATCGTGCGTACGGTCCGGCGGGCGTCGAGGCGCTGTCCCTGCGGCAGCGGCACGACGTGGCCCGTCGGCGGGAGGGCTGA
- a CDS encoding CDP-alcohol phosphatidyltransferase family protein, translated as MSRPPAREEHPGATDGTSGSAVGDRILTLPNVISFVRLLGVPLFLYLLLVAHADVAALVVLAIGGTTDWVDGWVARRMRQVSRLGELLDPLADRLYILATLLGFTARDVVPWQFTAALLARELLLLGSLAVLRRHGYGPPPVHYVGKTATFLLLAAFPVLLLAAAVPGAATVAGAIGWGLAWWGLVLYWVAGALYVVQAGRLVRAVRAGGAPA; from the coding sequence GTGTCGCGTCCGCCGGCTCGGGAAGAGCACCCGGGGGCCACCGACGGCACGAGCGGATCGGCCGTCGGCGACCGGATCCTCACGCTGCCGAACGTCATCAGCTTCGTCCGGTTGCTCGGCGTGCCGCTCTTCCTCTACCTGCTGCTCGTCGCGCACGCCGACGTGGCCGCGCTCGTGGTGCTGGCCATCGGCGGCACCACGGACTGGGTGGACGGCTGGGTCGCACGCCGGATGCGCCAGGTCAGCCGGCTGGGGGAGCTGCTCGACCCGCTCGCCGACCGGCTCTACATCCTCGCCACCCTGCTCGGGTTCACCGCCCGCGACGTGGTTCCCTGGCAGTTCACCGCGGCGCTGCTGGCCCGGGAGTTGCTCCTGCTCGGTTCGCTGGCTGTGCTGCGCCGGCACGGGTACGGCCCGCCGCCGGTGCACTACGTGGGCAAGACCGCGACCTTCCTGCTGCTGGCCGCCTTCCCGGTCCTGCTGCTCGCCGCGGCGGTGCCGGGTGCGGCGACCGTCGCCGGGGCGATCGGCTGGGGCCTGGCCTGGTGGGGCCTGGTGCTCTACTGGGTGGCCGGCGCGCTCTACGTCGTGCAGGCCGGCCGGCTGGTCAGGGCGGTTCGGGCCGGGGGAGCGCCGGCATGA
- the odhI gene encoding oxoglutarate dehydrogenase inhibitor Odhl: MTRPDDEFPPLDVTSTLNLGSLDEVLEGPDTDVVPSRMSGSLPPGMALLVVRRGPNAGARFLLDHDVTTSGRHPDSDIFLDDVTVSRRHAEFHRDGGTFTVRDVGSLNGTYVNRERVEAATLSNGDEVQIGKFRVVFIAGPRPEEGAGRG, from the coding sequence ATGACGCGCCCAGACGACGAGTTCCCCCCACTCGACGTCACTTCGACGCTCAATCTCGGTTCGCTCGACGAAGTGCTGGAGGGGCCGGACACCGATGTGGTGCCGAGCCGGATGTCCGGTTCGTTGCCGCCGGGTATGGCGCTGCTGGTGGTTCGCCGGGGTCCGAATGCGGGTGCCCGGTTCCTGTTGGATCACGATGTGACGACCAGTGGCCGTCACCCGGACAGTGACATCTTCCTCGACGACGTGACGGTGTCGCGGCGGCACGCCGAGTTCCACCGTGACGGTGGGACGTTCACGGTGCGGGACGTGGGGAGCCTGAACGGCACGTACGTGAACCGGGAGCGGGTCGAGGCGGCCACGTTGAGCAATGGTGACGAGGTGCAGATCGGCAAGTTCCGGGTGGTGTTCATCGCCGGTCCGCGTCCCGAGGAGGGGGCCGGCCGGGGGTGA
- the ftsR gene encoding transcriptional regulator FtsR: MSIGEVLGQLRVDFPDVTISKLRFLEAEGLVEPQRTAAGYRKYSWDDVARLRFVLTAQRDQYLPLRVIRDQLAQWDASGESPGRQRPTLVAVGPDGEVPGRVPEEPVGSPQVRLGRLDLVARSGIDESTLGELERLGVVVSDPPGWYDDDALIIARAVAGLAAYGLEPRHLRAFRTAADREAGLFAQLLTPLARQSDPAARARAAETARELVALSQQLHAALVRVGLRSTLGR; encoded by the coding sequence ATGAGTATCGGTGAGGTGCTGGGTCAGCTGCGGGTCGATTTCCCGGACGTGACCATCTCGAAGTTGCGGTTCCTCGAGGCCGAGGGCCTGGTGGAGCCGCAGCGGACGGCGGCGGGTTACCGGAAGTACAGCTGGGACGATGTGGCGCGGTTGCGGTTCGTGCTGACTGCGCAGCGGGACCAGTATCTGCCGTTGCGGGTGATCCGTGATCAGTTGGCGCAGTGGGACGCGTCCGGGGAGTCGCCGGGTCGGCAGCGGCCGACGTTGGTGGCGGTGGGTCCGGACGGTGAGGTTCCGGGGCGGGTGCCGGAGGAGCCGGTCGGGTCGCCGCAGGTGCGGCTCGGCCGGCTGGACCTGGTGGCGCGCAGCGGGATCGACGAGTCGACGCTGGGCGAGTTGGAGCGCCTCGGTGTGGTGGTGTCGGATCCGCCGGGTTGGTACGACGACGACGCGTTGATCATCGCGCGGGCGGTGGCGGGTCTGGCGGCGTACGGGTTGGAGCCGCGGCATCTGCGGGCGTTCCGTACGGCGGCGGATCGGGAGGCCGGTCTGTTCGCGCAGTTGTTGACGCCGTTGGCGCGGCAGAGTGATCCGGCGGCGCGGGCGCGGGCGGCGGAGACGGCGCGGGAGTTGGTGGCGCTGTCGCAGCAGTTGCATGCGGCGTTGGTGCGGGTGGGGTTGCGGTCGACGTTGGGTCGGTGA
- a CDS encoding DUF881 domain-containing protein: protein MTGTPGDGRGRGDRVYAPDFLTELFRNPLDPGYADAAARRRERQTPSPRWRRWSARSVTVVVALLLGFLFAVAYRQTLEAEPGRSQARSGLVEQIKQRETETDRLSVRADELRAEVARQRAAALGGSEAARLHNLEAGTGLGRVRGDGVVVRLADAPQNQDAVTGADVGPSRVIYSDLQGVANDLWAAGAEAIAINGQRLTAMSTIRSAGQAILVDFRPVTGPYEVSAIGPGSMRDRYEDSRSALTMRKVAEDTGLSFGVREAEDLTLPAAPDPRLRYAQPSVSPTPSPSRADRSVSPGPTGSRTSPSPSGGGR, encoded by the coding sequence ATGACGGGCACGCCGGGCGACGGCCGGGGCCGCGGCGACCGGGTGTACGCCCCGGACTTCCTCACCGAGCTGTTCCGCAATCCGCTGGATCCCGGCTACGCCGACGCGGCGGCCCGGCGCCGGGAGCGGCAGACGCCGTCGCCGAGGTGGCGGCGGTGGTCGGCGCGTTCCGTCACCGTGGTGGTGGCGCTGCTGCTGGGTTTCCTGTTCGCGGTGGCGTACCGGCAGACGCTGGAGGCCGAGCCGGGGCGCAGCCAGGCCCGGTCCGGCCTGGTCGAGCAGATCAAGCAGCGGGAGACCGAGACGGACCGGTTGTCGGTGCGGGCCGACGAGCTGCGGGCGGAGGTGGCGCGGCAGCGGGCGGCGGCGCTGGGTGGCTCGGAGGCGGCGCGGCTGCACAACCTGGAGGCGGGCACCGGCCTGGGGCGGGTGCGCGGTGACGGCGTGGTGGTGCGACTGGCGGACGCGCCGCAGAACCAGGACGCGGTGACGGGCGCGGACGTGGGGCCGTCCCGGGTGATCTACAGCGATCTGCAGGGTGTGGCCAACGACCTGTGGGCGGCGGGGGCTGAGGCGATCGCGATCAACGGTCAGCGGTTGACGGCGATGTCGACGATCCGTTCGGCGGGGCAGGCGATCCTGGTGGACTTCCGGCCGGTGACGGGGCCGTACGAGGTGTCGGCGATCGGTCCGGGGTCGATGCGGGACCGGTACGAGGACAGCCGCAGCGCGTTGACGATGCGGAAGGTGGCCGAGGACACCGGGTTGTCGTTCGGGGTGCGTGAGGCGGAGGACCTCACCCTGCCGGCCGCTCCGGACCCGCGGCTACGCTACGCGCAGCCCTCGGTGAGCCCGACGCCGTCGCCGTCGAGGGCCGACCGTTCCGTCAGTCCTGGGCCGACCGGTTCGAGGACGTCTCCCAGCCCCTCCGGAGGTGGTCGATGA
- a CDS encoding MerR family transcriptional regulator, whose protein sequence is MHEPRDPDPGTELDEPGVAPPGWATEGDGAVGYRGVTACHAVGISYRQLDYWARTGLVVPSVRDASGSGTQRLYSFRDLVVLKVVKRLLDAGVSLQNIRKAIEALRSRGVADLAGITLISDGTTVYECRSPEEVVDLLQGGQGVFGIAIGGAFKEIQGSLSHLPSEPATSVEPQVAAEPVGDELAARRARRRAG, encoded by the coding sequence ATGCACGAGCCGCGAGATCCCGATCCGGGTACGGAGCTGGACGAGCCGGGTGTGGCGCCGCCGGGGTGGGCGACCGAGGGTGACGGTGCCGTGGGCTACCGGGGCGTGACGGCCTGCCATGCGGTGGGGATCAGCTACCGGCAGTTGGACTACTGGGCCCGCACCGGGTTGGTGGTGCCGAGTGTGCGTGACGCTTCGGGTTCGGGCACCCAGCGGTTGTATTCGTTCCGGGACCTGGTGGTCCTGAAGGTGGTGAAGCGGCTGCTGGACGCCGGGGTGTCGTTGCAGAACATCCGGAAGGCGATCGAGGCGCTGCGTTCCCGTGGGGTGGCGGACCTGGCGGGCATCACGTTGATCTCCGATGGCACGACCGTGTATGAGTGCCGGTCGCCGGAGGAGGTGGTCGACCTGTTGCAGGGTGGCCAGGGCGTGTTCGGTATCGCGATCGGTGGGGCGTTCAAGGAGATCCAGGGTTCCCTGTCGCACCTGCCGTCTGAGCCGGCGACGTCGGTGGAGCCGCAGGTGGCGGCGGAGCCGGTGGGTGACGAGTTGGCGGCGCGTCGGGCGCGGCGCCGGGCCGGCTGA